GCGAGCGACGCACTCGCCGCGCAGGACAGCATCCCCCCGTCCTTCCTCGACGACATCTTGCGCGAGCTCCGGAATGCCGACCTGGTCCGCAGTCGGCGGGGGACCGAGGGCGGGTGGGCCCTGAACCGGCCGTCGACGGCGATCACGGTGGCCGACATCATCCGTGCGCTGGAGGGGCCGCTCGCCTCCGTGCGCGGTTTGCGGCCCGACCAGCTGGCGGCGCACGGCTTCGAGGACACGCAGACCTCGCTGTGGGTGGCCGTGCGGGTGGCGCTGCGGTCCGTGCTCGAGGCGGTGGCGGTCTCCGATCTGGCTTCGAACTCGCTCCCACCGGCCGTGGTCGCCCTGCTCGACGAGCCGGACGCCTGGAGCACTGCCTACCAGCGGTCGTCGTAGGAACTCTGGAGCGGCCGGCTCAGCCGGG
Above is a window of Acidimicrobiales bacterium DNA encoding:
- a CDS encoding Rrf2 family transcriptional regulator; the protein is MRISHRVDYGVRVMVALARAERDRPGVMVASDALAAQDSIPPSFLDDILRELRNADLVRSRRGTEGGWALNRPSTAITVADIIRALEGPLASVRGLRPDQLAAHGFEDTQTSLWVAVRVALRSVLEAVAVSDLASNSLPPAVVALLDEPDAWSTAYQRSS